The proteins below are encoded in one region of Helianthus annuus cultivar XRQ/B chromosome 2, HanXRQr2.0-SUNRISE, whole genome shotgun sequence:
- the LOC110905006 gene encoding uncharacterized protein LOC110905006 has protein sequence MLKEGNSEATPAAKQITAEENKSNASPSTPKALVVEDYDWSEEITEAKEQVNKALMAKISSESSAKHFEKQTTGIPTGNNDADQGLKGILPSVESGDKAEKDAEKGKDKVQATAMKADASKEKADKDLIPLSVKKMCAMMMETAEGQK, from the exons ATGTTGAAAGAGGGAAACAGTGAAGCTACTCCTGCTGCTAAACAGATCACTGCCGAAGAGAACAAAAGCAACGCTTCTCCCAGCACGCCAAAGGCTTTGGTTGTTGAAGACTATGACTGGAGCGAAGAGATCACTGAAGCTAAGGAACAAGTCAACAAAGCACTGATGGCCAAAATCTCTAGTGAATCATCTGCAAAGCACTTTGAGAAGCAGACAACGGGAATCCCAACTGGAAACAATGATGCTGACCAGGGATTGAAAGGTATTCTGCCTTCAGTGGAGTCTGGTGATAAAGCTGAAAAAGATGCTGAGAAAGGAAAGGATAAAGTTCAAGCTACAGCCATGAAAGCAGATGCATCAAAAGAGAAGGCTgacaaagacttg ATTCCATTgagtgtaaagaagatgtgtgcgatgatGATGGAGACTGCGGAGGGTCAAAAATAG